One Synechococcus sp. PROS-9-1 DNA window includes the following coding sequences:
- a CDS encoding RNA-binding protein produces the protein MTIYIGNLSFQAEQEDLLDLFGQYGEVKSASLPLDRETGRKRGFGFVEMATDEDEQKAIDDLQNVEWMGRMIRVNKATPRERTGGGGGGGGGGRGGYGGGGNDGGGGGYGGGNRW, from the coding sequence ATGACCATCTACATCGGCAATCTGTCTTTTCAGGCAGAACAGGAAGATCTTCTCGATCTATTCGGTCAATACGGAGAGGTTAAGAGCGCAAGTCTTCCTCTCGATCGCGAAACAGGTCGCAAACGCGGCTTTGGCTTCGTTGAAATGGCGACAGACGAAGATGAGCAAAAAGCCATCGACGACCTCCAGAACGTGGAGTGGATGGGTCGCATGATCCGCGTCAACAAAGCAACCCCACGTGAGCGCACTGGCGGCGGTGGCGGTGGCGGCGGTGGTGGCCGCGGCGGTTACGGCGGCGGCGGCAACGACGGCGGCGGCGGCGGTTACGGCGGCGGCAACCGCTGGTGA
- a CDS encoding DEAD/DEAH box helicase yields MTNTPAQDSGSCSVDLSMSEISESTAAETTEEVYTTVIETVEEPEPPSGFSEFGFSDALLKTLADKGYKEPSPIQKAAIPELMLGRDLVGQAQTGTGKTAAFALPLLERLQGDSPLPSVLVLAPTRELAMQVAEAFKAYSAGHPHLNVLAIYGGSDFRSQINALRRGVDVVVGTPGRVMDHMRQGTLNTSGLRSLVLDEADEMLRMGFIDDVEWILEQLPEERQVVLFSATMPNEIRRLSKRYLREPAEITIKTKDKEARRIRHRCITMQNSHKIEALNRVLEAVTGEGVIIFARTKAITLTVAESLEAAGHDVAVLNGDVPQNQRERTVERLRKGTVNILVATDVAARGLDVDRIGLVINYDMPFDSEAYVHRIGRTGRAGRSGEAILFITPRERRFVGNLERAVGQAIEPMDIPSNAEINQSRLDRLRTRLSAEATSENKPEEETALLQELIQRVAQELEVEPGQLTLAAMRLAIGEGPLLVQGDENWLKAPLRNDRRDDRRGDRGNDRGRRPERASRQPEEDMERFRVEVGHRDRVKPGNLVGAIANESGLEGRMIGRIQIFETHSLVDLPKGMPENVFNSLRQLKVMNQELQIRKDS; encoded by the coding sequence ATGACCAATACACCAGCTCAGGACTCAGGGTCCTGTTCCGTGGATCTCAGCATGTCTGAGATTTCCGAGAGCACCGCAGCGGAGACCACCGAAGAGGTCTATACAACAGTGATTGAAACCGTCGAAGAGCCAGAACCCCCCTCGGGATTCTCGGAATTCGGCTTCAGTGACGCACTCCTCAAAACCCTTGCTGACAAGGGATACAAGGAACCTTCACCGATCCAAAAGGCGGCCATCCCAGAGTTGATGCTGGGACGCGATCTCGTGGGCCAAGCGCAAACAGGCACGGGGAAAACCGCCGCCTTCGCTCTGCCTTTGCTGGAGAGATTGCAAGGCGATAGCCCGCTCCCAAGCGTGCTTGTACTGGCACCAACCCGTGAACTGGCGATGCAAGTGGCGGAAGCATTCAAGGCGTATTCCGCTGGGCATCCCCACCTCAACGTGCTGGCGATCTATGGAGGGTCCGATTTCCGATCCCAAATCAACGCGTTAAGGCGTGGCGTTGACGTGGTGGTTGGTACTCCAGGACGCGTAATGGATCACATGCGCCAAGGAACGCTGAATACAAGCGGATTGCGCAGCCTGGTATTAGATGAAGCCGATGAAATGCTGCGTATGGGTTTCATCGACGACGTCGAATGGATCCTCGAGCAATTACCGGAAGAACGTCAGGTCGTGCTGTTTTCAGCGACGATGCCGAACGAAATCCGCAGGCTTTCCAAGCGCTACTTGCGTGAACCTGCAGAAATCACGATCAAGACGAAGGACAAAGAGGCACGCCGGATCCGTCATCGCTGCATCACCATGCAGAACTCTCACAAGATCGAAGCACTTAACCGTGTCCTTGAAGCGGTGACGGGCGAAGGGGTAATTATTTTTGCGCGAACCAAAGCCATCACACTCACGGTTGCGGAATCCCTGGAAGCCGCCGGTCACGACGTGGCTGTGCTCAATGGAGACGTGCCCCAAAATCAAAGGGAGCGCACCGTGGAACGTCTGCGCAAAGGGACCGTCAACATTCTGGTTGCCACCGATGTCGCAGCTCGTGGTCTCGACGTTGACCGCATTGGTCTTGTGATCAACTACGACATGCCATTCGATAGCGAGGCTTACGTGCACCGCATCGGTCGTACTGGCCGAGCTGGACGCAGCGGGGAAGCCATCCTGTTCATCACACCTAGGGAGCGGAGGTTCGTCGGCAATCTCGAACGCGCCGTGGGACAGGCCATTGAGCCGATGGACATCCCTAGCAATGCCGAAATCAACCAGAGTCGTCTTGACCGTCTTCGCACCCGCCTCAGCGCTGAAGCCACCAGCGAAAACAAACCAGAGGAAGAGACCGCACTGCTTCAGGAACTCATCCAAAGAGTGGCCCAAGAGCTCGAGGTAGAGCCCGGACAACTCACTCTGGCCGCGATGAGGTTGGCCATTGGTGAAGGCCCGCTGTTGGTCCAAGGCGATGAAAACTGGCTGAAAGCTCCCTTGCGCAACGACCGACGCGATGACCGACGCGGAGATCGAGGCAACGACCGCGGCAGGAGACCGGAGCGTGCCTCACGCCAGCCAGAAGAGGACATGGAGCGGTTCAGGGTTGAAGTCGGTCATCGCGATCGCGTGAAACCGGGCAACCTGGTTGGGGCGATTGCCAATGAATCAGGACTGGAAGGACGCATGATTGGTCGGATTCAGATCTTTGAAACGCACAGCCTTGTAGACCTTCCCAAAGGCATGCCAGAGAATGTCTTTAATTCTCTTCGCCAGCTCAAAGTGATGAACCAGGAGCTTCAAATCCGCAAGGATTCCTAA
- a CDS encoding phosphomannose isomerase type II C-terminal cupin domain, with product MRETERVIRPWGWYEDLGSGPGYKLKRLLIQQGQRLSLQRHQHRSENWTVAQGSGELFCQGQWSKVSAGDTLHIPKGAVHRAFGGDGDLMIIEVQHGSILEESDIERLEDDYGRVL from the coding sequence GTGAGGGAGACCGAGAGAGTGATCCGTCCTTGGGGTTGGTACGAGGATTTAGGCAGTGGCCCGGGTTACAAGCTGAAGCGATTGCTGATTCAGCAAGGGCAACGTTTGAGCCTTCAACGCCATCAACATCGCAGCGAAAACTGGACGGTGGCCCAAGGAAGCGGGGAGCTGTTTTGCCAAGGTCAATGGTCGAAGGTCTCAGCCGGAGACACGCTGCATATTCCCAAGGGAGCCGTCCACCGTGCTTTCGGTGGAGATGGCGACCTAATGATCATTGAGGTCCAGCATGGCTCGATCCTCGAAGAAAGCGATATCGAACGCTTAGAGGATGACTACGGCAGAGTGTTATGA
- a CDS encoding ATP-dependent RecD-like DNA helicase, whose amino-acid sequence MKSAATDALFALERGLLATLQRRMPPEQSSAPLLEIVRALTLALSRGDISLQLHDEAEVPEGIESDGWPRVHREALVASGWLEGDQSVLVLSNNTLSWRRWHGAMQELELELQRRCFQAPIHATPHGSTSSRRTKTNDLSPEQQSAVHAIDHYGVVLLSGGPGTGKTSTVLHMLLRAFENQPKLRARLAAPTGKAARRLQDAIRSHPKTASLPCTTLHRLLEARPGGFGRHRRNPLPLDLLIVDEMSMVDLELGRALLSALPSHCQLVLVGDSAQLPPIGAGAVWQHLQEPAQNRRFNDGAITLTKVYRNRGALAQMSALLRDQGLKPFWSQLSSLPKTSNISVDYLKTKQLPEAVHAALIQHLDHLKARASALEIDAHGQPHQQQAQDLLRMLDALMVLCPRRRGPWGVDAVHQRLLDGSEPQRWPSGLPVLCSENQPELGLANGDLGIMVGEGAHQRALFLSSEPSGESRHALLHPARLRHLEPALALTIHKAQGCEMDKVLLLWPALDDRQSSSLLYTAMTRAKKQLLLFADPTALDLGRSTGSRHPEDQGKIVDE is encoded by the coding sequence ATGAAATCTGCAGCGACGGATGCTCTCTTTGCCCTTGAGCGTGGATTGCTCGCCACGCTTCAGCGGCGCATGCCGCCGGAGCAAAGCAGTGCACCGCTCCTCGAGATCGTGCGTGCACTCACCCTTGCCCTTAGCCGAGGTGACATCTCCCTTCAACTCCACGATGAAGCCGAGGTTCCAGAGGGGATTGAAAGTGATGGCTGGCCCAGGGTTCACCGTGAAGCCTTAGTGGCCAGTGGATGGCTGGAGGGTGACCAATCCGTTTTGGTTCTGAGCAACAACACCCTGTCCTGGCGGCGCTGGCATGGAGCCATGCAAGAGCTCGAACTCGAACTTCAGCGCCGCTGTTTCCAGGCTCCAATCCATGCCACACCCCACGGCTCCACGTCCAGCCGCCGAACCAAGACCAACGATCTCAGTCCGGAGCAGCAATCGGCTGTCCATGCCATCGATCACTACGGCGTGGTTCTGCTCAGCGGCGGACCCGGAACCGGTAAAACCAGCACGGTGCTGCACATGCTGCTCCGCGCTTTTGAGAATCAACCCAAGCTTCGGGCTCGGCTAGCCGCTCCCACAGGCAAGGCCGCACGTCGCCTCCAGGACGCCATTCGCAGCCACCCAAAAACCGCATCCTTGCCCTGCACCACTCTTCATCGCTTGCTGGAGGCCCGCCCTGGAGGCTTTGGCCGTCACCGACGCAACCCGCTGCCTTTGGACCTGCTCATCGTCGATGAAATGTCGATGGTGGACTTGGAGCTAGGCCGTGCCCTGTTGAGTGCTCTGCCAAGCCATTGCCAACTGGTCCTGGTTGGAGACAGCGCTCAGCTGCCACCGATTGGTGCAGGAGCCGTCTGGCAGCATCTCCAGGAACCGGCTCAAAACAGGCGCTTCAACGATGGGGCCATCACCCTCACGAAGGTGTATCGCAATCGAGGTGCCCTCGCTCAGATGAGTGCACTGCTCCGTGATCAAGGCCTGAAGCCGTTCTGGTCCCAACTCAGCTCGCTGCCTAAAACCTCAAACATCAGCGTTGATTACCTCAAAACAAAACAGCTTCCTGAGGCTGTGCATGCCGCACTCATCCAGCATCTTGACCATCTCAAGGCGAGAGCAAGCGCTTTAGAGATCGACGCCCATGGGCAACCCCATCAACAACAAGCCCAGGACCTTCTGCGCATGCTTGACGCCTTGATGGTGCTTTGCCCGCGTCGACGCGGGCCATGGGGTGTTGATGCCGTCCATCAACGGTTGCTTGATGGCTCTGAACCGCAACGCTGGCCCTCTGGTTTGCCAGTGCTTTGCAGTGAAAATCAGCCGGAACTCGGACTCGCCAATGGAGATCTTGGGATCATGGTCGGAGAGGGGGCTCATCAACGGGCCCTGTTTCTCAGCAGCGAGCCCTCTGGCGAGAGCCGGCATGCGCTTTTGCATCCAGCCCGTCTTCGCCACCTAGAGCCAGCTCTGGCACTCACCATTCACAAAGCTCAGGGCTGTGAAATGGACAAAGTGCTACTGCTCTGGCCTGCCCTCGACGATCGCCAAAGCAGCTCGCTTCTTTACACAGCTATGACACGCGCCAAAAAGCAACTGCTTTTATTTGCAGATCCAACGGCGTTGGATCTAGGCCGCTCAACAGGATCTCGGCATCCTGAGGATCAAGGCAAAATCGTGGATGAGTAG
- a CDS encoding UvrD-helicase domain-containing protein, with protein sequence MSSRFEPNQYPLDAGVRLLEASAGTGKTFALAHLVLRLVTERKLNLKELLVVTFTEAAAAELRDRIGRRLNDALKALLQDQANDSDAQTNAPPPDAVMEEWLALHGQDPNTRRTIASNLLEALEGLERADITTIHGFCRRSLRRQALQNGTAMEVCLESDSQHLCQEVAYDYWEHQVLALPADNVSGLLHAGLSADQLSHALSRLDSDCAVRIAGTEGAQDQERPLIECFEHWLQSSWTEFEAQWKTNGHGLETAFRDCATDWRSQGQTDTKPYSPKPKKDRASELSDWISELTGTQPSRISYADVRKQSLLGDYFHPGCFSKTARRCSEINPNLPQPTLQKAIATLWDGPAEQVWRHALTQGLHTLAARRAQQGVISFSGLLDALDPDATDAEPQRWLAPIQQRYRVALIDEFQDTDPLQWRLLQACFATPNHLLLMVGDPKQAIYRFRGGDLNTYKQARQTADRIDNLLDNRRTTPTLMEAMNQWMAPGLTLSNLEVPPVTPCASALPLDLPEGEQPLQLIDLQVDDPDHPPTRTALESTIPTLVACHALHLLDNDPSLTPSDLCVLVSRHRQAEAVREQLAQRGLPSRLVSPGDVLSTTGATELQHFLDALTTPADGGRLRRLACSALMQWTSRQLQEAETNSDLDRLAGQLRNLQDVLPSLGLLGCLSQLLEGRMLADLSSRGRLLGDIQQCARLVQDAMHRQGLDLSSAADWLRRQRLQPIEPTPDIRQPHSDLAESAVAVVTVHRSKGLQYPVVICPYLWQAPADRKGPLWRNPPNDPEGTWQVALNPHWGHGYKAAERDQLDSAAEAERLAYVALSRAQRHLVVFWVAAAGQDANPLASWMTELSRLDAPLASLHLPPENTRLHFWRPAPRLETLQLSDVPQRSLDRSWGRSSYSAWISSQNGHHKPAPADPRNLEEGRDIDAVVDTDAVANSEAPGSQLDSANQNGPLAEFPKGPGAGDCLHRILEQVSFQGPADQAPNQVVVAEELGRAGIDLEHGDAVISALNTVLTAPLGGPLKDLKLSDLDVGRRLHELSFDLPVAQQGDPVRSAGLAHAFEADNDHRFGKNYAQSLRQLDICSRGFLTGSIDLVFTDGDDPATARWWVADWKSNWIGERDDSGRGIACGPRHYSQAAMEEQMLSHHYPLQAHLYLLALDRYLRWRLDGYNPDRHLGGYAYVFLRGISPEGGSGVVIEPAPLTRIRRLDQWLEGLSS encoded by the coding sequence ATGAGCAGCCGTTTTGAACCCAATCAGTACCCCCTAGATGCCGGCGTTCGTCTCCTAGAAGCCAGTGCCGGAACGGGCAAAACCTTTGCTCTAGCCCACCTGGTTTTGCGGCTGGTGACAGAGCGGAAGCTCAACCTCAAAGAGCTTTTGGTCGTGACCTTCACAGAAGCAGCCGCTGCGGAATTACGTGATCGGATTGGGCGTCGACTCAACGATGCCTTGAAAGCCCTGCTCCAAGATCAAGCCAACGACTCAGACGCCCAAACCAACGCCCCACCCCCCGATGCAGTGATGGAGGAGTGGCTGGCACTCCATGGGCAAGATCCCAACACCCGTCGCACGATTGCCAGCAACCTGCTGGAAGCACTGGAGGGGCTTGAGCGAGCCGACATCACCACCATCCATGGCTTCTGCCGGCGCAGCCTTCGCCGGCAAGCACTCCAGAACGGCACAGCGATGGAGGTATGTCTTGAGAGTGACAGCCAGCATCTGTGCCAAGAGGTGGCCTACGACTACTGGGAACACCAGGTGCTGGCCCTACCTGCCGACAACGTCTCAGGGTTGTTGCATGCTGGCCTCTCAGCTGATCAGTTGAGCCATGCCCTCAGCCGCTTGGACAGCGATTGCGCTGTTCGGATCGCCGGTACTGAGGGGGCTCAAGATCAAGAGCGTCCCCTGATCGAGTGCTTTGAGCACTGGCTCCAATCGAGCTGGACAGAATTCGAAGCGCAATGGAAGACCAACGGTCACGGCTTAGAAACGGCCTTTCGCGACTGCGCAACGGATTGGCGAAGCCAAGGCCAAACCGACACCAAGCCCTACTCACCAAAACCCAAAAAAGATCGCGCTAGCGAACTCAGCGATTGGATCTCAGAGCTAACTGGCACGCAGCCGTCACGTATTAGTTACGCAGACGTGCGAAAACAGAGTCTGCTCGGCGACTACTTCCATCCCGGATGTTTCAGCAAAACAGCCCGCCGTTGCAGCGAAATCAATCCAAACCTTCCCCAACCAACCCTGCAAAAAGCCATTGCAACGCTGTGGGATGGACCAGCTGAGCAGGTGTGGCGCCATGCGCTCACCCAGGGACTCCACACCCTGGCCGCCCGCCGCGCTCAACAGGGCGTGATCAGCTTTTCTGGCTTACTCGATGCCCTCGATCCAGATGCGACAGATGCTGAACCGCAACGCTGGCTGGCCCCGATTCAGCAGCGATATCGCGTGGCTCTGATCGACGAATTTCAAGACACGGATCCACTGCAGTGGCGTCTGCTCCAGGCCTGCTTCGCAACCCCAAACCATCTATTGCTGATGGTGGGTGATCCCAAGCAAGCGATCTACCGCTTTCGAGGAGGAGATCTCAACACCTACAAACAAGCCCGACAAACAGCGGATCGAATCGACAATCTGCTCGACAACAGGCGTACAACCCCGACCTTGATGGAGGCGATGAACCAATGGATGGCTCCAGGCCTCACCCTCTCAAACCTCGAAGTGCCGCCTGTTACACCCTGTGCCAGCGCCCTTCCCTTGGACCTCCCGGAAGGTGAGCAACCTCTCCAACTCATTGATCTACAGGTCGATGACCCCGATCACCCCCCCACCCGCACAGCACTCGAATCGACCATTCCGACCCTGGTCGCTTGCCATGCCCTCCACCTGCTGGACAACGATCCGTCCCTAACCCCATCGGATCTTTGCGTTCTTGTCAGTCGTCATCGACAAGCCGAGGCGGTGCGAGAACAGCTCGCGCAACGAGGCCTACCCAGCCGACTCGTGAGTCCTGGAGATGTCCTCAGCACCACCGGCGCGACGGAGCTGCAACATTTTCTCGATGCCCTGACCACCCCCGCAGATGGCGGACGACTGCGGCGACTCGCCTGTTCTGCCTTGATGCAATGGACAAGCCGTCAGTTGCAGGAGGCGGAAACCAACAGTGATCTCGACCGACTCGCAGGGCAACTCCGCAACCTGCAGGACGTCCTCCCTTCCCTGGGTTTGCTCGGTTGCTTGTCCCAACTCCTCGAGGGCCGAATGCTCGCTGATCTCTCCAGCCGCGGGCGCTTATTAGGCGACATTCAGCAATGTGCGCGACTGGTGCAAGACGCCATGCATCGACAAGGCCTGGACCTGAGCAGCGCCGCAGATTGGCTGAGGCGACAACGCCTACAACCCATCGAACCCACCCCTGACATCAGGCAGCCCCACAGCGATTTAGCGGAAAGCGCGGTGGCCGTTGTCACCGTGCACCGAAGCAAAGGCCTGCAATACCCCGTAGTGATCTGCCCCTATTTGTGGCAAGCACCAGCTGATCGCAAAGGCCCTCTTTGGCGAAACCCTCCCAACGATCCAGAAGGGACCTGGCAAGTGGCTCTCAACCCCCATTGGGGCCATGGATACAAGGCCGCTGAACGAGATCAACTCGACAGTGCTGCAGAAGCAGAGCGGCTGGCCTACGTGGCCTTATCGCGCGCGCAGCGCCATCTCGTGGTGTTTTGGGTCGCCGCTGCTGGACAGGACGCCAATCCTTTGGCCAGCTGGATGACGGAGCTCTCCAGGCTCGACGCCCCCCTCGCGAGTCTCCACTTACCACCAGAAAACACACGCCTACATTTCTGGCGTCCAGCTCCGAGGCTCGAGACCTTGCAGCTGTCGGACGTTCCTCAACGCAGCCTCGACCGCAGCTGGGGTCGGAGCAGCTACTCCGCCTGGATCTCCTCTCAAAATGGACATCACAAACCGGCTCCTGCTGATCCACGCAATCTCGAAGAGGGGCGCGACATCGATGCTGTAGTCGACACCGATGCCGTAGCCAACAGCGAAGCTCCAGGAAGCCAGCTGGATTCAGCCAACCAGAATGGTCCTCTTGCAGAGTTCCCGAAAGGTCCGGGAGCTGGCGATTGTCTGCACAGAATCCTTGAACAGGTGAGCTTTCAAGGCCCTGCAGACCAAGCTCCCAATCAGGTGGTGGTGGCTGAAGAGCTCGGCCGAGCCGGAATCGACCTCGAGCATGGCGATGCCGTGATCTCAGCGCTCAATACTGTGCTGACCGCACCCCTTGGCGGCCCTCTCAAAGACTTGAAGCTGTCCGATTTGGACGTAGGACGGCGTCTTCATGAACTCAGCTTTGATCTGCCCGTTGCCCAGCAAGGCGATCCAGTGCGCTCCGCTGGTTTAGCCCATGCCTTCGAAGCAGACAACGACCACCGCTTTGGGAAGAACTACGCGCAAAGCCTGCGCCAATTGGACATTTGCAGTCGGGGGTTTCTGACGGGATCGATCGATCTGGTGTTCACCGATGGGGATGATCCCGCCACAGCCCGGTGGTGGGTAGCGGATTGGAAAAGCAATTGGATTGGTGAACGGGACGACTCTGGCCGTGGCATCGCCTGTGGCCCTCGGCACTACAGCCAAGCCGCGATGGAGGAGCAAATGCTCTCCCATCACTATCCACTCCAAGCCCATCTCTACCTTTTGGCCCTGGATCGCTACCTGCGCTGGAGGCTCGATGGTTACAACCCAGACCGCCACCTCGGTGGTTACGCCTATGTGTTTCTGAGGGGCATCAGCCCCGAAGGAGGCTCTGGGGTGGTGATCGAGCCTGCACCTTTGACGCGAATCCGCCGTCTGGACCAATGGCTTGAGGGGCTGTCGTCATGA